The following proteins are co-located in the Mobula hypostoma chromosome 4, sMobHyp1.1, whole genome shotgun sequence genome:
- the ap5s1 gene encoding AP-5 complex subunit sigma-1, whose protein sequence is MVRGFVLLTLGRGRTRLLYSRLFGPKGPPVELPVPASSREAELGAPVSDQASHGLQRDRLRAKEQLMAVARQVSSSCILARQVADKPLPDSGAALGEESIGFQEPDLGVFRLPAGDIFAEETTVVWIGVHLLGFALICDTYENLMLAENTLRLLVRYFKEHLRLFNHSNDIVLKTDRIEAILNTFLPHGQLMFLNCCFIQSLEKELNASMLK, encoded by the exons ATGGTGCGGGGCTTCGTGCTGCTAACGCTCGGCCGCGGACGGACCCGGCTGCTCTACTCGCGGCTGTTCGGGCCCAAGGGACCGCCTGTCGAGCTCCCGGTTCCAGCCTCCAGTCGGGAAGCCGAGCTCGGGGCTCCAGTTTCCGACCAGGCCAGTCATGGCCTGCAGCGTGATAGGCTACGGGCGAAGGAACAGCTGATGGCCGTCGCCAG GCAAGTGTCTTCCTCCTGTATTTTGGCTCGgcaggtggcagataaaccactCCCTGACTCGGGGGCTGCACTGGGTGAGGAATCCATTGGGTTCCAGGAGCCGGATTTGGGTGTGTTCCGGCTCCCTGCTGGCGATATCTTCGCTGAAGAAACAACAGTTGTATGGATAGGAGTCCACCTCCTGGGCTTTGCCCTAATCTGTGATACCTACGAGAACCTTATGTTAGCGGAGAACACCCTGCGCCTGTTGGTTAGGTACTTTAAAGAGCATTTGAGACTGTTCAACCACAGTAATGACATTGTGCTGAAGACAGATCGAATTGAGGCAATCCTCAACACATTTCTACCTCATGGTCAACTGATGTTTCTTAACTGTTGCTTTATTCAGAGTTTGGAGAAGGAGCTCAATGCTTCCATGTTGAAGTAA